One segment of Plasmodium vivax chromosome 14, whole genome shotgun sequence DNA contains the following:
- a CDS encoding hypothetical protein, conserved (encoded by transcript PVX_100815A): MALEEDADRSLTTKYILMTERLKGNQLEGRKLKLKACAPGTKEPIDPIDPIDHDVIEQFCDALKRNTSFKGYLDISHNDLNETCLFHILCSVYESKNITGMNLRGNKITNMLFNKILLILESNNLEYINVQNTELNNQQIKNIIFCSLNRRLKFMKLSFLNLDTFQFLVEYLRDNDSVEKLHFFMSYGHQMNSSRTQDDENIANNFENYVHVRYRQARYCPYYMGHTHRGFLPPVVKKKSAFSLRHIRTVLLPPFLAPPQNLKNALKEFLDVIENKANVKEVRCEIDFHDQEVDEMVCFIHAACERHRRMEGDDQGLLENGMQITSSEKMLLLMPDIDGCG; this comes from the coding sequence ATGGCGCTCGAGGAGGACGCGGATCGGTCGCTGACGACCAAGTACATCCTCATGACGGAGCGGCTAAAAGGCAACCAACTGGAGGGCCGAAAACTAAAGTTGAAGGCCTGCGCGCCGGGGACGAAGGAGCCCATCGACCCAATCGACCCAATCGACCACGACGTGATAGAACAGTTTTGCGACgctttaaaaaggaacacgTCCTTTAAGGGCTACCTCGACATATCGCACAACGACTTGAATGAAACCTGCCTCTTTCACATCCTGTGTAGTGTGTAcgaaagcaaaaatataactgGCATGAATttaaggggaaataaaattaccaatatgttatttaacaaaattttgctAATTCTTGAAAGTAACAATTTGGAATATATCAACGTGCAAAACACGGAGCTAAATAAtcagcaaattaaaaatatcattttctGTTCCCTAAACAGGAGGCTCAAATTTATGaagctctcctttttaaacCTCGACACGTTTCAGTTTCTGGTGGAATACCTACGCGACAACGACTCGGTGGAGAAGTTGCACTTCTTCATGTCGTATGGCCACCAAATGAATTCCTCCCGCACACAGGATGATGAGAACATAGCgaacaattttgaaaattacgTCCACGTTAGATATAGGCAGGCCCGCTACTGCCCTTATTATATGGGCCATACGCATCGTGGGTTCCTCCCACctgtggtaaaaaaaaagtctgcCTTTTCGCTACGTCACATCCGCACCGTGTTGTTGCCCCCCTTTCTCGCCCCTCCACAGAACTTAAAAAACGCGCTCAAAGAATTCCTCGACGTGATAGAGAACAAAGCAAACGTGAAGGAGGTCAGGTGCGAAATCGACTTCCACGACCAAGAAGTAGACGAAATGGTGTGCTTCATCCATGCTGCTTGCGAGAGGCACCGGCGGATGGAGGGGGACGACCAGGGGCTGCTCGAAAATGGGATGCAAATCACTTCATCGGAGAAGATGCTCTTGCTCATGCCGGACATCGACGGGTGCGGCTGA